Below is a genomic region from Sinorhizobium meliloti.
GACGGTCGAATGCAGCGCCCGGATCGCTTCGTCGGGGAATGCCCGGCCGAATTCCACGATCGCCGACCCGGCATCCGGATTGTCGGCATCGCGCTCTGCACGTGCGTTCATCCGAATATAGAACAGGCAGACGGCGGCGATCGCCACCAGGAGCAGTAACCAAAGCATTGCGTGGGTCCCTTGATAGCGACGGGATTCCGATTGAGGAGGGTCATATCCCGCGAGACTTGCGCCAGCGTGACGGCCGGGCGGCTAGCGAACGCTAAAACTCCCGGCGCCGGCTCGCCCGCCACATCCGCCATTGCCGCTGCCATTGCGGCGGCTGCAGTGACTGACGAAGGATTCGTGCTCCGGCGGCCTCCGCGCGATCGAACACCGGTTCGGCGAGGGCAACGGGAATGAACGCCGAGAAATTCCGGCCCGAGATCGCGCCTGCGCCTTCACGTGCCTTGGCGAGATGATCGCGGCCGAGGCCGCAGAAGGCGCGAACGGCCCTTTCGATCGCACTCTCGTCGGTCCCGGCAAGAAGCGTTTCCCTGTCGAGGCCCGTTGCGCTCAAAAGCTCGGCAGGAAGATAGACCTGGCCACGCCCGACATGAACCGGCAGAAGCAGCAGGAGACCGGCAACCGTCTGAGCAACCCCGGCATGGCCGGCTGCGTCTGCAGACCTCGCTGCGTTGTCGGGGTCCAGGATGAGAGATGAAAGCTGAATGAGTGCCGATGCGGTTTCGCCGGCATAACCCTCCAGCGCCGCCCTGTCCTGCATCGGGTCGTCGTAAAGATCGAAAATGCGTGCATCGATCATGTCCTGAAGGACGCGAACCGGAAGGTGATGCTCGCGAATGCAACGCAGGAGCGCTTCGGCCAGCGGATGCCCCGCGCCGTCGGACTGCTCGTTTTCGAGAGTGTCACGCCACCATTGCAGCCGGATCTCGCCCGGGAGCGGCTCCTTGACCATGTCGCGGACACGGGCGATTTCCGCGTAAAAGGCATAGAGCGCCGCGAGCGAGTGGCGCTTCTCTGCCGGAGAAAGCAGACAGGCCAGGTAGCGATCGCGGTCGGTGTCCCGCAAGGTTGCGAGAATCTGATCATCGGACTGTTGCACGCCGAGCTTCCTTCGAACGCCTCACACCGCGATCAATGCCGCGGCGACGGCGCGCGATTCCGCCAGCATCACGTTATAGGTCCGCACCGCCGCCCCGGTGCTCATCGGATCGGACGAGATGTTGGCGGCCCTGAGCGCTTCCTTCAGGTCTCCCGGCAAGGGACGGATTTCCCGGCCGGTGCCGACGAGCAGCACCTCGACGTCACGCGCCTCATCGAAGATGCGCTGGAATTTCGCGACCGCGAGCACGTCGCCTTCGGCAACGTCCCAGGCGTATATGCCGGAAGGCAGCATCAGAACCGACCCGCGATGCGACATATCGGCGAAGCGGAAGCCGCCATTGCCGTAGGCGTCGACAGGTGCGCGTCCTGGAAAGTGCGCTTCGCGCATTTCGATCCCTTTTGCCATGATCACACCGCACCCTTTGCTTCCGTCTCCGACGACGCATCCGGCTCCGCCGGGTCCTGCGTGCCTCCAAGACGATTGTTTCGGCGATTGAAGAGGATGAGCAGCGGTCCCGCGACATAGATCGAGGACACGGTGCCCACAAGCACACCGAATATGAGTGTCGCGCTGAAGGATTGGACGAGACCACTGCCTCCGAACAGATACAGCGCAACGAGAGCAAGGAGCGTCGTCACGGCGGTCAGGACGGTCCGCGACAGGGTCTGGTTGATCGACGTGTCGATCAGGACAGAGAGCGGCATTCTTCGATAGCGCACCAGATTCTCCCGGACTCGATCATAAATCACCATGGTGTCGCTCAGCGAGTAGCACACGATCGTCAGCAGCGCTGCGATGCTGGCGAGATTGAATTCGATGCCGGTCAGAACGAGGAACCCGAGCGTCAGCAGCACATCGTGCAACGTCGCGACGATGGCTCCGACGGCAAATCGCCGGCCGAACCGAAGCCACACGTAAAGCAGAACGGCCAGCACGGCTGCGGCAACGGCGAGCGACCCTGCCCGCGTCAACTCTCCGGAAACACCGGGGCCAACCACCTCGACACGCCGGAAGACATATTGATCCTCAAGTTCGGAGCGAACCAGCCCGACGGCCGTCTGCTCGGCATTGTCGCCGGCTTCCTGCGACGGGATACGGACGAGAACGTCTCGCGCCGATCCAAGTTCCTCGACTTGAACGTCTCCGAGGTTCAATTCGTCGAGACGGGCACGGATGTCGGCACCATCGGCGACGCCGGTCCGTGCTCTCAATTCGATGACGGAGCCGCCCCTGAAATCTGCTCCCATGTTGAGCCCGAGGCTCGTCAGGAGAACCAGCGAAGCAAGCGACAATGCTGTCATAAGAATAAAGACCGGATTGCGGATCGCCATGAAACGGAAATCCGCCCGGCTGAAAAATCCGGTCCGAATGCCGCGCGGCAGACGCTGCGGCAGCCGGCGGCGATACCATCCGCGAATAAGGCGGCGTGTCAGGCTGTGCGCCGTCAGAATGGTGGTGACGCTGCCGATGGCAAGCGTAACCGCAAAACCCCGAATAGCGCCCGACCCAAGATAGAGGAGGATGGCGCCGGCAATGAATATCGTCAGATTCGCGTCGACGATGCTCCTCAAGACGCGCTCGAATCCGTCGTCCAGCGCCCTTCGCAAGGGTTTGCCGCTGGTGCGCGCTTCTTCCCTGAGCCGCTCGTAGATGAGCACGTTCGAGTCGACCGCAATTCCGATCGTGAGGATGATCCCGGCAATTCCGGGCAGCGTCAGCGTGGCGCCGGTGACGGACAGGACCGCGATGATCAGCACGACGTTGACGATGACGGCAATGACGGCCACGACACCGAAGAAGCCGTAGAAGCCAATCATACAGGCTGCTACGGCAATGGCCGCGATCAGGCCCGCCGTGAGGCCGTTTGCAACGGCGTCAGCCCCGTCCTCGGGACCGACGGTGCGCTCCTCGATGACCGTCAGCGAAACGGGAAGCGGGCCGGCCCGCATCAGGGCGGCAAGATCGTTCGCCCCGTCCTCCGAGAGATTTCCGGAAATCCGGACGGCATCACCGGAAAGCGCGCCATCCAGAACGGACGTCGAGATAACCTGTCCGTCGAGCACGATCGCG
It encodes:
- a CDS encoding Mth938-like domain-containing protein, giving the protein MAKGIEMREAHFPGRAPVDAYGNGGFRFADMSHRGSVLMLPSGIYAWDVAEGDVLAVAKFQRIFDEARDVEVLLVGTGREIRPLPGDLKEALRAANISSDPMSTGAAVRTYNVMLAESRAVAAALIAV
- the secDF gene encoding protein translocase subunit SecDF; the protein is MPRLSPFKNILIWLVVLAGLAFALPNLLSREQLADWPTWLPHRQVPLGLDLRGGSHIVLKVSREDIVAERLQSTIDTIADALRQADIRYTGLSGSGQGLQFRLRDATKAPAARDALKALVAPVRQGGLFGNSIQELVYEESATSDTLRLRLTDEGIDLRVSDAVAQSIEVVRRRVGEVIAVVPIIERRGGDRLSVQVPGLDEPQRLKDLLGQRGDVALKWLDSSMPAQQAVDTRPPAGSEVLYSLDDPPIPYLVERRAFAAAPDFVEAQPGFDPATSEPVVNARIAAGAAARVAPFLQSDPRKQFAIVLDGQVISTSVLDGALSGDAVRISGNLSEDGANDLAALMRAGPLPVSLTVIEERTVGPEDGADAVANGLTAGLIAAIAVAACMIGFYGFFGVVAVIAVIVNVVLIIAVLSVTGATLTLPGIAGIILTIGIAVDSNVLIYERLREEARTSGKPLRRALDDGFERVLRSIVDANLTIFIAGAILLYLGSGAIRGFAVTLAIGSVTTILTAHSLTRRLIRGWYRRRLPQRLPRGIRTGFFSRADFRFMAIRNPVFILMTALSLASLVLLTSLGLNMGADFRGGSVIELRARTGVADGADIRARLDELNLGDVQVEELGSARDVLVRIPSQEAGDNAEQTAVGLVRSELEDQYVFRRVEVVGPGVSGELTRAGSLAVAAAVLAVLLYVWLRFGRRFAVGAIVATLHDVLLTLGFLVLTGIEFNLASIAALLTIVCYSLSDTMVIYDRVRENLVRYRRMPLSVLIDTSINQTLSRTVLTAVTTLLALVALYLFGGSGLVQSFSATLIFGVLVGTVSSIYVAGPLLILFNRRNNRLGGTQDPAEPDASSETEAKGAV
- a CDS encoding phytoene/squalene synthase family protein, which codes for MQQSDDQILATLRDTDRDRYLACLLSPAEKRHSLAALYAFYAEIARVRDMVKEPLPGEIRLQWWRDTLENEQSDGAGHPLAEALLRCIREHHLPVRVLQDMIDARIFDLYDDPMQDRAALEGYAGETASALIQLSSLILDPDNAARSADAAGHAGVAQTVAGLLLLLPVHVGRGQVYLPAELLSATGLDRETLLAGTDESAIERAVRAFCGLGRDHLAKAREGAGAISGRNFSAFIPVALAEPVFDRAEAAGARILRQSLQPPQWQRQWRMWRASRRREF